From the Takifugu flavidus isolate HTHZ2018 chromosome 12, ASM371156v2, whole genome shotgun sequence genome, one window contains:
- the ccnp gene encoding cyclin N-terminal domain-containing protein 2 — MARTGFCDSKPLLDLHKKVDDRVPVRSWGNGCAPIDGWQSLGPDERLVVNVEVDVERKWGRPLSAQTRTDILLEFQEARRQCSVVDGSVVHPLYSLQALVPSLLRHEVEVALEKLGLIWDKSYAWDMFLDMMRTQMQTSPPSTDLPQHFTDATRAILVDWLIQVHDMMQFQAETLYLAVHLLNRCLRQMKVTTANLQLLGMVCLFLAAKKEECLLPEVSGLCYLMDHTYTKHQLLRMERKVLCGLKFDLSHCPPLHFLILFASIAHCSTKMVWMARYLLELSLMDGQCVAFLPVHLAGAALCLARQVLQEPPTPEGEAAWCLVSSLHIGSESVLLRIMSILASAAATAQTRDTCATYLKYSSADTMHVSRHPGLKNPSSLLGTHT, encoded by the exons ATGGCCCGGACCGGTTTCTGCGACTCCAAGCCCCTGCTGGACTTACACAAGAAG GTGGATGACAGAGTCCCAGTAAGATCTTGGGGTAACGGCTGTGCACCCATTGATGGCTGGCAGTCTCTGGGACCGGATGAGAGGCTGGTGGTCAATGTGGAGGTGGATGTGGAGCGTAAATGG GGAAGACCGTTATCAGCCCAAACAAGGACTGACATCCTGTTGGAGTTCCAAGAAGCCAGACGGCAGTGCTCCGTTG TCGATGGCAGTGTGGTGCACCCTCTCTACAGTCTGCAGGCACTGGTGCCGAGCCTGCTGCGACACGAAGTGGAGGTCGCACTGGAGAAGCTGGGCCTCATTTGGGACAAATCATATGCGTGGGACATGTTTTTGGATATGATG AGGACTCAGATGCAGACCTCTCCGCCCAGCACCGACCTGCCTCAGCACTTCACTGATGCCACTCGGGCTATTTTAGTGGACTGGCTGATTCAAGTTCAT GACATGATGCAGTTTCAAGCAGAGACCCTCTATCTGGCTGTACACCTTCTGAACCGTTGCCTTCGTCAGATGAAGGTGACCACAGCCAACCTACAGCTCCTCGGCATGGTTTGCCTCTTCCTTGCTGCAAAGAAGGAGGAGTGTCTTCTTCCTGAG gtgtctGGACTTTGCTACTTGATGGACCACACGTATACGAAGCACCAGCTGCTGCGGATGGAACGGAAAGTTCTCTGTGGGCTCAAGTTTGATTTGTCCCACTGCCCACCTTTGCATTTCCTTATTCTGTTTGCTTCCATTGCTCACTGTAGCACTAAG ATGGTTTGGATGGCTCGTTATCTTCTGGAGCTGTCGCTGATGGACGGCCAGTGTGTGGCGTTCCTGCCTGTGCACCTGGCAGGAGCAGCCCTGTGCCTGGCCCGCCAAGTTCTGCAGGAGCCTCCAACACCTGAAGGAGAAGCTGCCTGGTGTCTGGTCTCAAGCCTTCATATCGGCAG TGAGTCTGTGCTGCTGAGGATCATGAGTATCCTGGCCAGCGCTGCAGCCACGGCCCAAACCCGAGACACTTGTGCCACTTACCTTAAGTATTCCTCTGCAGACACCATGCATGTTAGCAGACACCCAGGATTAAAGAATCCCTCCTCACTGTTGGGCACACACACTtga